A window of the Trichoderma asperellum chromosome 4, complete sequence genome harbors these coding sequences:
- a CDS encoding uncharacterized protein (EggNog:ENOG41) — protein sequence MLLKDPKPESNLAFESDDDAALTPESSQEKSVQEADNKRDKKSIAARAVVSSKKKNGNDDDVVVVVVAAAALSGGPSTSQKQDALEAALQAGHDHLVSQIISYGMDLNIRLFGYRFTSPLDWSVDRKKLYLVRLMLDNGADVSFPGYGLQEGDQCGPVLVRAMATGDQKLVELLLQSSPGPVDSTRALGLAVDRRNSTMAQLLLVNRAQCDFQDEDRPLPHAPGSGCCFEDISQPEAFMPPLVRAVHRGDVSLVRLLLRNGANANVGYHDFHADLGVKYITFSCGRVIQLAIELGRHEKIKLLLAAGADISLAHGTGPQLLGGIKGFLPDHDEYVEGSRGLSKENTRND from the exons ATGCTGCTAAAAGATCCCAAGCCGGAAAGCAACTTGGCCTTTGaaagcgacgacgacgctgcTCTAACACCTGAGTCTAGCCAAGAAAAATCCGTTCAGGAGGCGGATAATAAGA GGGATAAAAAGTCAATTGCCGCTCGAGCCGTGGTCtcgtcgaagaagaagaatggtaatgatgatgatgttgttgttgttgttgttgctgctgcggcacTCAGTGGCGGTCCCAGCACAAGCCAGAAGCAAGATGCACTCGAGGCAGCTTTGCAGGCGGGTCATGACCACCTTGTCTCACAGATTATATCATACGGCATGGATTTAAATATACGCCTCTTTGGCTATAGATTCACAAGCCCCTTAGATTGGTCAGTGGACCGTAAGAAGCTATACCTAGTGCGGCTCATGCTCGATAACGGTGCTGATGTGAGCTTCCCGGGCTACGGGCTTCAAGAAGGGGATCAATGCGGCCCAGTATTAGTCAGGGCCATGGCAACAGGAGATCAGAAACTCGTTGAGCTCCTATTGCAGAGTAGCCCGGGCCCGGTGGACTCGACGAGAGCACTGGGGCTCGCTGTTGATCGACGAAATAGTACCATGGCTCAACTGCTGCTGGTAAATCGTGCCCAGTGTGACTTCCAAGATGAAGATCGGCCTTTGCCTCATGCTCCCGGCAGTGGCTGTTGCTTTGAAGATATATCCCAGCCAGAAGCATTCATGCCTCCACTCGTTCGAGCCGTTCATCGAGGCGATGTTAGCCTggtgcggctgctgcttagGAATGGAGCGAATGCCAATGTCGGATACCATGATTTTCATGCGGATCTTGGGGTAAAGTACATCACGTTTTCGTGCGGTAGAGTGATCCAGTTAGCTATAGAGTTGGGGAGACATGAAAAGATCAAACTCTTGCTCGCCGCCGGCGCAGACATCAGTCTTGCGCATGGTACCGGGCCACAGTTGTTGGGAGGTATCAAAGGCTTTCTACCAGATCACGACGAGTATGTAGAGGGTAGCCGTGGCCTCAGCAAGGAAAACACAAGGAATGATTAG
- a CDS encoding uncharacterized protein (TransMembrane:12 (i48-66o86-107i114-132o144-162i174-195o207-229i283-302o322-339i346-365o371-394i406-427o439-458i)~EggNog:ENOG41), whose translation MSDTEKVPAADTISNSELDQIADPDAGLSDAERAANERKLLRKLDWTLVPWLTLLYLVCFLDRTNIGNAKVAGLGKDISMSTSQYNASLTIFFVSYAIFEPLANFLLKRTRPSIFIPLIIIAWGACMLGMGFVKNWSGLMAARWFLGATEAGLFPGVNYYLSCWYKRNEFGARAAIFFSAAALAGSFGGLLAAAIENLDGKRGIAGWAWIFIIEGALTMVIGFISFFMVHDFPDEAKFLSKDDRMRVLYRLMQDQQSSAEHESFKMKYFWAAISDWKTYAGMLLYMGPLMPLYSFSLFLPSIIQNMSFTTKTAVVRNQLLSVAPYALGAIVTVVAGLWSDKIKKRAIFNIAIAPFGVAGFIMLIASTNPGVQYAGTFLGAVGIYPCIPITIAWVANNVEGVYKRGIVLGIVIGWGNLNGVVSSNIYYDAPRYIQGHATVVGYLFIATFCGSILTAWLLNRENQKRLNGERNYWIEGKTPQEIQEMGDLRPDFMYVL comes from the exons ATGAGCGACACAGAAAAGGTGCCCGCCGCAGACACAATCTCCAATTCGGAGCTCGACCAGATCGCAGACCCTGACGCGGGCTTGTCCGATGCCGAAAGAGCGGCGAAT GAACGGAAACTTTTGCGGAAGCTGGACTGGACTCTCGTACCATGG CTCACTTTACTGTACCTCGTGTGCTTCCTCGACCGCACAAACATCGGAAATGCAAAGGTTGCCGGCCTCGGGAAGGATATTTCCATGTCAACAAGCCAATACAATGCATCCCTTACaatcttctttgtttcttaTGCCATTTTCGAGCCTCTGGCCAACTTTCTGTTGAAGCGTACTCGCCCGTCCATCTTCATTCCCCTCATCAT CATCGCTTGGGGCGCATGCATGCTTGGAATGGGTTTCGTTAAAAATTGGTCTGGTCTCATGGCCGCACGATGGTTCCTGGGTGCTACCGAAGCAGGTCTCTTCCCTGGTGTGAATTACTATCTCTCATGCTGGTATAAGCGCAACGAGTTTGGCGCCCGAGCCGCCATATTTTTCTCAGCTGCTGCGTTGGCCGGCTCATTTGGAGGTCTCCTTGCGGCTGCCATTGAAAACTTGGACGGCAAGAGGGGAATTGCTGGATGGGCCTggatcttcatcatcgaggGCGCATTGACTATGGTTATCGgcttcatctccttcttcatgGTACACGACTTCCCTGACGAGGCCAAATTTTTGTCCAAAGACGATCGTATGCGTGTCCTGTATCGACTTATGCAAGACCAGCAGAGTTCTGCCGAGCATGAGTCGTTCAAAATGAAGTATTTCTGGGCGGCCATCTCGGATTGGAAGACGTACGCTGGCATGCTCCTTTACATGGGCCCTCTCATGCCGCTGTACTCGTTTAGTCTTTTCTTGCCCTCCATTATCCAAAACATGAGCTTCACCACCAAGACCGCAGTTGTCAGGAATCAGCTGCTCAGTGTAGCACCGTATGCTTTGGGCGCTATAGTCACCGTTGTGGCCGGTCTTTGGTCTGACAAGATTAAGAAGAGAGCCATTTTCAACATCGCCATTGCACCGTTTGGCGTCGCTGGCTTCATCATGTTGATAGCATCGACCAACCCGGGCGTACAATATGCCGGCACGTTCTTGGGGGCAGTCGGCATCTACCCATGCATTCCCATCACCATTGCCTGGGTTGCCAACAACGTTGAGGGCGTTTACAAGCGCGGAATTGTCTTGGGAATTGTCATCGGCTGGGGCAACTTGAATGGTGTTGTTAGCAGCAATATCTACTACGACGCGCCCCGCTACATCCAGGGCCATGCCACCGTTGTTGGATACTTATTTATCGCCACCTTCTGCGGCAGTATCCTGACGGCGTGGCTTCTCAACCGAGAGAACCAGAAGAGATTGAACGGAGAGCGAAATTACTGGATTGAGGGCAAGACACCACAAGAAATCCAAGAGATGGGCGACTTGCGTCCTGATTTTATGTACGTTCTCTAA
- a CDS encoding uncharacterized protein (EggNog:ENOG41~TransMembrane:7 (o30-49i58-78o105-121i133-153o182-205i328-346o366-385i)), whose protein sequence is MDIHTTLDLAVDDEQLNHHQIRTLVLVERIGGTLSLVSVMLIFLAYWLVRRVRNVQNTFIVFASVSNIGASIGTIIAYDGMKAGQASALCQAQSFMFEMFMQSDPWWSLAMAVNVFLVFYFHTNPDSFRKRWWIYCLICYGGPFVIALTLLLLRSPRGLVYGGATIWCWVDREWDFIRIYTYYMLIWICIVGSILCYFLVGWHVFRMRNRLRSFSTSRNRDKDKEADAGQAENGIYGTVTTEVQVTHTPANLMPTEPQPTRVHRNTARVAFDNSEPEILPAVDNQFYSAVTTSAPQEIAPRPSLFRRLISAAQDIGSKFHISDPIKRAYLRTSFLFAISVLVTWIPSSLNRIHGWLDGGSPYEFHVATAAVLPLQGLWNGIIFFVTSWHGLKAWALETLNTNTPVTERKKIDDLAMNERITGPQGRCDSSLDDDDSETMRSDVELRRVANSEAKSTNGL, encoded by the exons ATGGATATACACACAACTTTAGACTTGGCAGTGGACGATGAGCAGCTGAACCATCATCAAATCAGAACGCTCGTCCTTGTAGAGCGTATCGGTGGCACTCTCAGCTTGGTTTCAGTTATGCTCATTTTCCTTGCTTACTGGCTTGTGCGGCGCGTACGCAATGTGCAGAACACATTCATTGTCTTTGCCAGTGTGTCAAATATCGGGGCCAGCATTGGAACCATAATCGCCTACGACGGCATGAAGGCTGGACAAGCATCGGCTTTATGCCAGGCTCAGAGTTTCATGTTTGAGAT GTTCATGCAGTCTGATCCCTGGTGGTCTTTGGCCATGGCTGTCAACGTCTTTCTCGTCTTCTATTTCCACACAAACCCTGATTCTTTCCGCAAACGCTGGTGGATCTACTGCTTGATCTGTTATGGAGGCCCTTTTGTCATTGCCCTtactctcctcctcctcagaaGCCCACGTGGGCTCGTGTACGGTGGAGCTACG ATCTGGTGTTGGGTCGACCGCGAATGGGACTTTATTCGGATTTACACATACTACATGTTGATTTGGATATGTATCGTCGGTTCGATACTCTGCTACTTCTTGGTCGGATGGCACGTTTTCCGCATGAGAAACCGCCTGCGCAGCTTTTCCACATCGAGAAATCGAGATAAAGACAAGGAAGCGGATGCT GGTCAGGCGGAAAATGGCATTTACGGCACCGTTACTACCGAAGTTCAAGTGACGCATACTCCTGCCAACCTTATGCCTACCGAGCCCCAACCTACTCGTGTCCACCGAAATACTGCTCGTGTTGCCTTTGACAACTCAGAGCCTGAAATTTTGCCCGCCGTCGATAACCAGTTTTATTCTGCTGTCACAACCTCTGCGCCACAAGAAATTGCCCCTCGACCTTCATTGTTTCGCCGCTTGATTTCGGCTGCCCAAGATATTGGTAGCAAGTTTCATATCAGCGATCCTATCAAGAGAGCATATCTGCGAACAAGTTTCTTATTTGCGATAAGCGTGCTAGTAACATGGATACCTAGCAGTCTGAATCGTATTCACGGCTGGCTTGATGGAGGATCGCCATATGAATTCCATGTCGCAACAGCGGCAGTCTTACCGCTACAAGGATTGTGGAACGGGATCATTTTCTTCGTCACCAGCTGGCACGGGTTAAAGGCATGGGCTTTGGAGACACTCAATACCAACACTCCAGTCACTGAGCGCAAGAAAATAGATGATCTTGCAATGAATGAGCGAATTACTGGTCCACAAGGACGATGCGACTCCTCtcttgacgatgatgattccGAGACTATGAGAAGCGATGTCGAGCTAAGGCGGGTAGCTAATTCGGAAGCCAAGTCGACAAATGGTTTATAA
- a CDS encoding uncharacterized protein (TransMembrane:2 (i50-68o74-94i)) has translation MDERQKTKKKRSMKWNIHVIYIIRGQFQREKKISNSSLLIYSDSFRFPSLYISNILLVADFIAAAAHLDFSLFILYPGLLFRICFISSSYFPYLNAFMISEK, from the coding sequence ATGGACGAAcggcaaaagacaaaaaaaaaaaggtcaatgAAGTGGAACATACACGTCATTTACATTATTCGGGGGCAAttccaaagagaaaaaaaaatatcaaattCATCATTACTTATTTACTCGGATTCTTTTCGCTTTCCGTCTTTATACATATCCAACATTTTGCTCGTTGCAGATTTcatagctgctgcagcacatctcgatttctctctcttcattctttATCCTGGATTGCTTTTCAGGatttgttttatttcttcttcttacttTCCTTATCTAAATGCCTTTATGATATCTGAGAAATGA
- a CDS encoding uncharacterized protein (EggNog:ENOG41~TransMembrane:10 (i119-140o152-173i185-203o276-295i368-392o404-424i436-457o491-513i534-553o565-585i)): MERSSTKSSGSLRRPPSVHSLRSALKTLDLPSMPPSVPLPPLPTSPSSTRSTKSRSATIRGSPRPMTGSTKKPSLTSISWRPYKPIKYGSGRFSHVELVPQPSDDLQDPLNWPQWKKELNLASLLFMASLIGAMKTALIASNQVVAVRYNVSYTWVAALTAVPLMVSALTGFINSVVAKLVGKRPVYLASSILIFAGCLWNMTADSSYGSCMGARVLQGVGWGAFDTLLLESIQDTFYEHERNIRTTLYNIVTITATWASPLLGGVVSYQVGSFTAQYRIMSALFAIAIPLMALTTPETAFDRSRAAIATTPIFIYTFPWEPQPVQIELSKESILDYVREMKPWSYGGEKSISISIQSPRALAAPSTILVFIITALPHCVLWGLIASLSLLLSSSPIGLHPSSIGTLLTGPWLLAISIVAGICFYRSTNQKFCPCVSNLTIAGGALLALIGMISFGLDVNSFMTWPASSSDSSHSIFFESNVAQELNLPVLSLQLGLLAAGAYALEATARPFLARSASFTASSMATAQRSIGDMHSWVVILRNLVAGAFVLAVPHITCKAGGLKSLIIGLSVVQAVITVSVLLLWRFCEKAIWKMDGKVMGLVNLRMPHPEESFFDID, translated from the exons ATGGAGCGAAGCAGTACCAAGTCCAGTGGCTCCTTGAGACGCCCACCTTCTGTTCATTCTCTCCGATCTGCGCTCAAAACCCTCGACTTGCCATCCATGCCGCCCTCTGTGCCCTTACCGCCTTTGCCTACATCTCCTTCGTCTACAAGATCTACAAAATCGCGATCAGCAACTATCAGGGGAAGTCCCAGGCCAATGACAGGTTCGACTAAAAAACCTTCACTCACTTCGATATCCTGGCGCCCTTATAAACCGATCAAATATGGAAGCGGAAGATTTTCTCACGTTGAACTGGTGCCTCAGCCGAGCGATGATCTGCAAGATCCGCTG AACTGGCCTCAATGGAAGAAAGAGCTGAACTTGGCATCGCTGCTCTTCATGGCTAGCCTAATAGGCGCAATGAAGACGGCCCTTATTGCAAGCAATCAAGTTGTGGCTGTCCGTTATAATGTCTCTTATACCTGGGTCGCTGCTTTGACGGCTGTACCATTGATGGTTTCGGCCCTTACTGGTTTTATCAACTCGGTAGTCGCGAAATTAGTAGGAAAGCGACCAGTGTATCTGGCTTCATCGATATTGATTTTTGCTGGGTGCCTCTGGAACATGACGGCTGATTCTAGCTACGGTTCTTGTATGGGCGCCAGGGTCCTACAAGGAGTCGGCTGGGGTGCTTTCGACACTTTGCTCTTGGAGAGTATTCAGGATACTTTCTAT GAACATGAGAGAAACATCCGCACAACACTATATAACATTGTCACCATCACGGCGACATGGGCATCCCCGCTTCTGGGTGGTGTCGTCTCTTATCAAGTCGGATCTTTTACTGCCCAATATCGCATAATGAGCGCACTTTTTGCTATTGCCATTCCGCTAATGGCTCTCACTACGCCTGAGACGGCGTTTGACCGTTCCCGAGCAGCTATTGCAACAACTCCTATATTCATCTACACATTTCCCTGGGAACCCCAGCCTGTCCAAATTGAGCTTAGCAAAGAGTCTATTCTCGACTATGTCAGGGAGATGAAGCCATGGTCGTATGGTGGCGAAAAAAGTATTTCAATTTCCATACAATCGCCACGCGCCCTTGCTGCTCCCAGTACCATtcttgtttttattattaccgCACTACCTCATTGTGTCCTATGGGGCTTAATTGCTTCCCTGTCTCTGTTactctcatcatcaccaattGGCCTTCATCCCAGCAGTATTGGAACTCTCTTGACGGGACCCTGGCTACTTGCAATCTCCATCGTTGCTGGTATCTGCTTCTACCGATCGACGAATCAGAAGTTCTGCCCATGTGTTAGTAACCTGACTATAGCTGGCGGCGCGCTTCTGGCTCTCATTGGTATGATTTCATTTGGTCTAGATGTCAACAGCTTCATGACTTGGCCCGCATCATCGTCTGACTCGAGTCACTCAATCTTTTTTGAGTCCAATGTGGCACAAGAGCTCAATCTTCCCGTATTATCACTCCAATTGGGGCTGCTTGCAGCCGGGGCCTATGCTCTAGAGGCCACCGCGCGTCCCTTCCTAGCTCGATCTGCATCCTTCACTGCCTCTAGCATGGCCACGGCGCAGCGAAGCATAGGCGACATGCACTCGTGGGTTGTAATCCTACGAAATCTCGTCGCCGGTGCGTTCGTCTTGGCTGTCCCTCATATTACTTGCAAGGCTGGGGGGCTCAAATCTCTCATTATCGGCCTGAGTGTTGTCCAAGCTGTCATTACCGTGTCCGTCCTTTTGCTGTGGCGTTTTTGCGAAAAGGCTATATGGAAAATGGATGGCAAAGTCATGGGACTTGTCAACTTGCGGATGCCTCATCCCGAGGAAAGCTTTTTCGATATCGACTGA
- a CDS encoding uncharacterized protein (EggNog:ENOG41) produces MADTVSPIKNLPNELLASILGEFSTKELLPIITVSHRFCSIATKILHRRLVTSPQRSNHGVILECYHPSAKISTPYLRCQYLGNAACDGPSINERAPNFVDLRRIYSCFRPVIMESNRRRRFRYGWSVETMGGSTQLQIAADDEEIEDTAHQEVYLDEGERFSQLCAVANVVVHGSRPGLFTRHVNFSDGVIRVFREWLASMLPGHSSSHAESGASSSSSSAATEASISASGLFSSDDSRVLWVDRTKNVGIRFRVTPGPEARGTIWEDEPPMFYNLTYEELVVRTSTLLLAMDEADVQHVAHSGKDVIIAPFTIL; encoded by the exons ATGGCGGACACGGTTTCTCCCATTAAGAATCTTCCCAACGAA CTTCTAGCCAGTATACTGGGCGAATTCAGCACCAAGGAGCTCCTCCCAATCATCACCGTCAGTCACCGCTTCTGCTCCATAGCTACCAAGATTCTACACCGACGACTTGTTACTTCGCCTCAACGGTCAAACCACGGGGTGATCCTCGAATGCTACCACCCAAGTGCCAAAATATCCACGCCATATCTGCGCTGTCAATATCTCGGCAACGCCGCCTGCGATGGACCCTCCATCAACGAGCGGGCCCCCAACTTTGTGGACCTGCGCAGGATATACTCGTGCTTTCGGCCGGTTATAATGGAAAGCAACAGGCGTAGGAGATTCCGCTATGGGTGGTCCGTAGAAACGATGGGGGGCAGCACGCAGCTACAGATTGCtgctgatgacgaagaaataGAGGATACGGCACACCAAGAAGTCTACCTGGACGAAGGGGAGCGCTTCTCGCAACTGTGCGCGGTGGCGAATGTCGTTGTCCACGGCTCTCGACCGGGCCTCTTTACGCGGCACGTCAATTTCAGCGACGGCGTCATTCGCGTGTTTAGAGAGTGGCTGGCCAGCATGCTGCCCGGCCACTCGTCCTCCCACGCTGAATCTGGGgcgtcttcgtcatcgtcctccGCCGCGACAGAAGCCTCCATCTCGGCGTCTGGTTTGTTTTCGTCAGACGATAGCCGCGTCTTGTGGGTCGACAGAACAAAGAACGTCGGGATCCGATTCAGGGTGACGCCAGGGCCAGAGGCAAGGGGAACGATCTGGGAAGATGAGCCACCCATGTTTTACAATCTGACTTATGAAG AGTTGGTTGTGCGGACGAGcacgctgctgcttgctaTGGATGAAGCGGATGTGCAGCATGTGGCGCATTCTGGAAAAGACGTTATTATTGCTCCTTTTACGATCCTCTAA
- a CDS encoding uncharacterized protein (EggNog:ENOG41~TransMembrane:14 (i43-69o81-99i111-130o136-157i169-190o196-219i240-259o271-290i311-335o347-367i374-395o401-423i435-457o511-533i)): MEETKEGPQIIKEPEHSPSQNVGKKPDVAPTAAAIDYPGGVSLIILFAGLFLAALCVGLDRTIVATAIPKITSDFNSLDDVGWYGSAYLLTNCCFQLFFGKLYAEFHIKWVFLGALLIFEVGSIVCATAPTSVTLIVGRAVAGIGGSGIVSGALIILSRCLPLHKRPKYTGAMGGSVGIAQITSPTLGGVFTDKVTWRWCFWINLPLGAVTFLTVLFLVNIPSDPNCQSKGSVKGFLDRFDLIGTLILIPWVICLLLALQWGGSQYPWNSWRIILLLVLFAILFLIWLYVQYKEGQKATLPLHILKQRSMMAGMMFMFCLFTAFFVINYYVPIWFQSVKGVSAYKSGIYFLTMSAGLSLAVIASGFLTTRIGYFVPNMIMSTILSSVGAGLIYTFDLHTSTGFWIPSLIIMGIGIGIGAQQPLMAAQTVFKGPDIALSTSALIFTQTLAGTIFLSVAENIFQNQLVSQLRKLVPEIDPHDIINIGASNLRQVIEAKFPQYLTAILKAYNNAIRHVFLLAVIFACLNAIPDAFMEWVSPVKRGKAGAQAQVMNRKPTEKVEDETPNTKADANKSFA; the protein is encoded by the exons ATGGAAGAAACCAAAGA GGGTCCCCAAATCATCAAAGAGCCCGAGCACTCGCCCAGCCAAAATGTTGGAAAGAAGCCTGATGTCGCTCCAACGGCCGCTGCCATCGATTACCCAGGCGGTGTTAGTTTGATCATCCTCTTTGCTGGTCTCtttcttgctgctctttgcGTTGGCCTT GATCGCACCATCGTTGCCACCGCTATTCCTAAAATCACGAGCGACTTCAATTCTCTCGACGACGTGGGCTGGTACGGCTCCGCATATCTCCTAACGAATTGCTGCTTCCAGCTTTTCTTTGGCAAGCTATATGCTGAATTCCACATCAAATGGGTTTTTCTCGGCGCGCTTCTCATTTTTGAAGTCGGGTCCATTGTATGTGCCACGGCACCCACGTCGGTAACTTTGATCGTAGGCAGAGCAGTGGCAGGAATAGGAGGCTCTGGAATTGTTTCTGGGGCGCTGATT ATTCTCTCGAGATGCTTGCCATTACATAAACGTCCGAAGTATACGGGTGCCATGGGCGGTTCTGTTGGTATCGCGCAGATCACTTCGCCTACGCTCGGAGGTGTCTTTACGGACAAGGTAACCTGGA GATGGTGCTTTTGGATCAACCTCCCTCTGGGAGCAGTCACTTTCCTCACAGTTTTATTTCTCGTCAATATTCCCTCTGATCCCAATTGCCAGTCCAAAGGCTCGGTAAAGGGTTTTCTTGATCGATTCGATCTCATCGGCACGCTAATTCTAATTCCCTGGGTGATCTGTCTTCTACTGGCTCTTCAATGGGGCGGTAGCCAATATCCTTGGAATTCCTGGAGaatcatccttcttctcgtcctttTCGCCATCCTTTTCCTCATTTGGCTGTATGTCCAGTATAAGGAAGGTCAAAAGGCCACACTACCTCTGCATATCCTTAAACAACGATCGATGATGGCCGGCATGATGTTCATGTTCTGCTTATTCACGGCCTTCTTTGTCATCAACTACTATGTTCCGATCTGGTTCCAGTCCGTAAAGGGAGTATCAGCGTACAAGTCAGGCATATACTTTCTTACAATGAGTGCTGGTCTGTCTTTGGCCGTTATAGCCTCAGGATTTTTG ACAACTCGAATTGGCTATTTCGTTCCCAATATGATCATGTCCACCATACTCTCTTCGGTGGGAGCTGGTCTCATTTATACATTTGATCTCCACACGAGCACCGGCTTTTG GATTCCATCCCTGATCATCATGGGAATCGGTATCGGCATCGGCGCCCAGCAGCCCCTCATGGCAGCCCAGACAGTCTTTAAAGGTCCGGATATTGCTCTATCCACCTCAGCACTCATCTTCACGCAAACTCTTGCAGGCACAATCTTCCTGTCGGTCGCGGAGAATATCTTTCAAAACCAACTCGTCTCACAGCTTCGGAAGCTGGTCCCCGAGATTGACCCACACGATATCATCAATATCGGCGCTTCAAATCTCCGACAGGTTATCGAAGCAAAATTTCCCCAGTACCTAACCGCTATTTTAAAGGCATACAATAATGCTATACGCCACGTGTTTCTTTTAGCAGTCATATTTGCGTGTCTCAACGCCATTCCTGATGCTTTCATGGAGTGGGTGAGCCCAGTAAAGAGAGGAAAGGCGggagcacaagcacaagtgATGAACAGAAAGCCAACAGAAAAGGTTGAAGACGAAACTCCCAACACCAAAGCCGACGCAAATAAATCTTTCGCCTGA
- a CDS encoding uncharacterized protein (EggNog:ENOG41), with protein MSAPQLRQEALSLWETNAELWNSGIGEHGNKYWKRLQEPSLRRLLGPSLSKPGCAVLELATGNGLCARWLADNGAASVIATDGTFNMLKQAKTHLDADRAGKISFQKLDVTDANDFVPLVEKAAEIGGFDVVLMNMAIMDVATLDPLADALPKLLGKDGVFVATLLHPTFYTAPHSRNLDIKFNRSGDQEIVLSKVIHEYLNVEPCKGVFIVGQETPQFYFHRPVHELFGVFFKRGLVMDALEEPSFTQEDVVPERLYATANFTQFPALMSFRFKKSY; from the exons ATGTCAGCCCCCCAGCTCCGCCAAGAAGCCCTCTCCCTGTGGGAAACCAACGCCGAGCTCTGGAACTCGGGCATCGGCGAGCACGGCAACAAATACTGGAAGCGCCTCCAAGAACCCTCCCTCAGGCGCCTCCTCGGCCCCAGCCTCAGCAAACCAGGCTGCGCTGTCCTGGAGCTGGCCACGGGAAATGGCCTCTGCGCGCGCTGGCTCGCAGACAATGGCGCCGCGAGCGTCATCGCCACGGACGGCACTTTTAACATGCTCAAGCAGGCTAAAACGCATCTTGACGCCGACAGGGCCGGCAAGATCTCCTTTCAGAAGCTGGATGTGACGGATGCGAATGACTTTGTGCCCCTCGTGGAAAAGGCTGCAGAG ATTGGCGGTTTCGATGTTGTCCTTATGAACATGGCCATAATGGATGTCGCCACTCTTGATCCCCTCGCAGATGCACTGCCAAAGCTCCTTGGCAAGGACGGCGT CTTCGTTGCCACCCTCCTACATCCCACCTTCTACACCGCTCCCCATTCACGCAACCTCGACATCAAATTCAATCGCAGTGGCGACCAGGAGATCGTCCTTAGTAAAGTTATACACGAATACTTAAACGTCGAACCTTGCAAGGGCGTTTTCATCGTCGGGCAAGAAACCCCGCAG TTTTACTTTCATCGTCCTGTACATGAGCTTTTTGGCGTCTTTTTCAAGAGGGGTTTGGTCATGGATGCTCTTGAAGAGCCGAGTTTCACTCAAGAAGATGTTGTTCCTGAAAGATTGTATGCCACGGCAAACTTCACGCAATTCCCAGCTTTGATGTCTTTTCGATTTAAAAAATCATACTAA